The stretch of DNA AAGTTCCCGTAGCGGGTAAACCTAGCATAGCTAAAGCAAAAAATAGCGTTACTGCTGGAAGGAAGTTTAATCTACCCCATAAACCACCCATAAGTCGCATATCACGAGTATGTAAACGCTCATATAACTGACCACAAATAATAAATAAACCTGCTGCAGATAAACTATTAGCTATTATCTGTACAACTACTCCTTGAAAAGCTAGTAGTTGACCGCTATAAATAGCTATTAAGATGATACCCATGTGAGAAATATTTGCATAAGCAATAAGTCGCTTAATATCAATTTGTGCAAAAGCAGTCCATGCTCCATAGAATATACTAACAACACCAAACCACATGGCTATAGGTGCAAACTTATAGGAAGCCTGAGGAAATAAAGGTAGACTAAAACGTAGTAATCCATAAGCGGCTGTTTTAATTAAAATACCAGCTAAATCTACTGAACCTGCGGTAGGAGCGTTACTATGGACGTCTGGTAACCAACCATGTAATGGTATAATTGGCATTTTTATAGCAAAGGCTAAGAAAAAACCTAGCATAAGCAAATATTCGGTTTTTTCTGACATAGGTGTAAATAATAGATCATCATAGTTAAAGGTCCATACACCAGTAGTTGTATAGTGTGCTGCTACTAGACCTAAGATCGATACTAGCATTATAAAACCACTAGCCTGTGTATAAATTACAAACTTATTAGCTATTGAGATACGAGTTTTTCTGTTAGATTCCTTATGCCCCCATAAGACGATTAAAAAATACATAGGGACTAACATCATTTCCCAAAAACAGAAAAATAGAAATAAATCAACAGCCAT from Baumannia cicadellinicola str. Hc (Homalodisca coagulata) encodes:
- the nuoM gene encoding NADH-quinone oxidoreductase subunit M; its protein translation is MLLPWLILIPFTGGLLCWQSENFNTKIPRYIALIAMXLTLALSLLLWYQLKFTIAISHELPQWPIEYLRRWIPRFGISIHLTLDGLSILMVVLTNLLGVLAVLCSWPEIKRYQGLFYLNLLWISSSIIGVFMAVDLFLFFCFWEMMLVPMYFLIVLWGHKESNRKTRISIANKFVIYTQASGFIMLVSILGLVAAHYTTTGVWTFNYDDLLFTPMSEKTEYLLMLGFFLAFAIKMPIIPLHGWLPDVHSNAPTAGSVDLAGILIKTAAYGLLRFSLPLFPQASYKFAPIAMWFGVVSIFYGAWTAFAQIDIKRLIAYANISHMGIILIAIYSGQLLAFQGVVVQIIANSLSAAGLFIICGQLYERLHTRDMRLMGGLWGRLNFLPAVTLFFALAMLGLPATGTFVGEIIILFSCFQVVPIITVISAFSLIFSAIYSLMMMQRTYYGPVKSCQPLANITIREQFIIILLVILLLLLGIVPQPIMNTSATAINSIQHWFAVHARSTMLS